In Saccharothrix syringae, the following are encoded in one genomic region:
- a CDS encoding amidase, with amino-acid sequence MRSLFAALLCALLVAPPAHADSRPALDLDAATIPQLARRMDAGSLTSVELTRAYLRRIDTVDRRVRSVLAVDPEALRQAAESDRRRARGQARGLMDGIPVLLKDNIDTRSGGTAGSRALRVPPRDDAELVRRLREAGAVVLGKTNLSEWANFRSTRSTSGWSGVGGQTNNPYVLDRNPCGSSSGSGAAVAASLAQVAVGTETDGSIVCPSGQNGVVGLKPTLGRVSGDGIVPISAQQDTAGPMARHVVDAAILMSALEGRGADYARALTPDALRGARVGVWRKAGRDAEVDRVVQSAVDVLRRNGATVVEVELPYQDEIDAVEFPALITEFKHDLEAYLKSRPGVPRTLTELIAFNEADPVELSRFGQELFHEAEKAPPITDPTYREQRRTATDLARRSIDEVLAAHRLDVVMAPTNSPAWRTDYANGDAYVLGSSTPAAVSGYPNATVPAGFAGPLPIGVSFMAGHGADARVLRFAAAFERAAPVRRAPAYLPTVS; translated from the coding sequence ATGCGATCCCTGTTCGCGGCGCTGCTGTGCGCGCTCCTCGTCGCGCCGCCCGCCCACGCCGACTCCCGCCCGGCCCTGGACCTGGACGCGGCCACGATCCCGCAGTTGGCGCGGCGGATGGACGCGGGTTCGTTGACCTCGGTCGAGCTGACGCGCGCCTACCTGCGGCGCATCGACACCGTGGACCGGAGGGTGCGGTCGGTGCTGGCGGTGGATCCGGAGGCGTTGCGGCAGGCGGCGGAGAGCGACCGGCGGCGGGCCCGCGGTCAGGCGCGGGGGTTGATGGACGGCATCCCGGTGCTGCTCAAGGACAACATCGACACGCGCTCGGGCGGCACGGCGGGGTCGCGGGCGTTGCGGGTGCCGCCGCGTGACGACGCGGAGCTGGTCAGGCGCCTGCGCGAGGCCGGCGCGGTCGTGCTGGGCAAGACCAACCTGTCGGAGTGGGCGAACTTCCGCTCCACGCGCTCCACCTCGGGCTGGTCGGGCGTCGGCGGGCAGACCAACAACCCGTACGTGTTGGATCGCAACCCGTGCGGGTCGTCGTCCGGCTCCGGTGCGGCGGTGGCGGCGTCGTTGGCGCAGGTCGCGGTCGGCACCGAGACCGACGGCTCGATCGTGTGCCCGTCCGGCCAGAACGGCGTGGTGGGCCTCAAGCCGACCCTGGGCCGGGTCAGCGGTGACGGCATCGTGCCGATCTCCGCGCAGCAGGACACCGCGGGCCCGATGGCGCGGCATGTCGTCGACGCGGCGATCCTGATGTCCGCCCTGGAGGGGCGCGGTGCCGACTACGCCCGCGCGCTCACCCCCGACGCGCTGCGCGGCGCGCGGGTCGGCGTGTGGCGCAAGGCCGGGCGCGACGCCGAGGTGGACCGGGTCGTGCAGTCGGCGGTGGACGTGCTGCGGCGCAACGGCGCCACCGTGGTCGAGGTCGAGCTGCCCTACCAGGACGAGATCGACGCGGTCGAGTTCCCCGCCCTGATCACCGAGTTCAAGCACGACCTGGAGGCGTACCTCAAGTCCCGGCCCGGCGTGCCGCGGACCCTCACCGAGCTGATCGCCTTCAACGAGGCCGACCCGGTCGAGCTGAGCAGGTTCGGCCAGGAGCTGTTCCACGAGGCGGAGAAGGCACCGCCGATCACCGACCCGACCTACCGCGAGCAGCGCCGCACCGCCACCGACCTGGCCCGCCGCTCGATCGACGAGGTCCTGGCCGCCCACCGGCTGGACGTGGTCATGGCGCCCACCAACAGCCCCGCCTGGCGCACCGACTACGCCAACGGCGACGCCTACGTGCTGGGTTCCTCCACCCCCGCGGCGGTCTCGGGCTACCCGAACGCCACCGTCCCGGCGGGCTTCGCCGGCCCGCTCCCGATCGGCGTGTCGTTCATGGCCGGCCACGGCGCGGACGCGCGGGTCCTGCGGTTCGCCGCCGCCTTCGAGCGGGCGGCACCGGTGCGCCGCGCACCCGCCTACCTGCCCACCGTGTCGTGA
- a CDS encoding NAD(P)-dependent oxidoreductase, whose product MVAVVLGTGLMGAGMARSLLRAGLEVVVWNRRADKARPLAEAGARVAEDPASAVGDADVVITMLFDADSTAEVMAEALPAVPKGATWLQCATVGLDGAERLAALAAEHGVDLVDAPVLGTRQPAEQGRLTALAAAPEALRERVRPVLDAVASRVVWAGERPGDGQRLKLVANSWVLSITAATAQAVALARGLGVAPGAFLEAISGGPVDSAYAQTKGRAMVDGDFTPSFGVDGAAKDSALIVEAMGAAGTDDRLMRVLHDHYRAAYRGTPEDMAAVVRAFGS is encoded by the coding sequence ATGGTCGCTGTGGTGTTGGGAACCGGTTTGATGGGTGCCGGGATGGCGCGCAGCCTGCTGCGCGCCGGCCTGGAGGTGGTGGTGTGGAACCGCCGCGCCGACAAGGCCCGTCCGCTGGCCGAGGCGGGTGCGCGGGTCGCCGAGGACCCCGCGTCGGCGGTCGGGGACGCCGACGTCGTGATCACGATGCTCTTCGACGCCGACTCCACCGCCGAGGTCATGGCCGAGGCGCTGCCGGCGGTCCCGAAGGGCGCCACGTGGTTGCAGTGCGCGACGGTCGGCCTCGACGGCGCCGAGCGGCTGGCGGCGCTGGCCGCCGAGCACGGCGTGGACCTGGTGGACGCGCCGGTGCTGGGCACCCGCCAACCGGCCGAGCAGGGCCGGCTCACCGCCCTGGCCGCCGCGCCCGAGGCCCTGCGGGAGCGGGTGCGGCCGGTGCTCGACGCCGTCGCCAGCCGGGTCGTGTGGGCGGGCGAGCGCCCCGGCGACGGCCAGCGGCTCAAGCTCGTCGCCAACTCGTGGGTCCTGTCGATCACCGCGGCCACCGCCCAGGCCGTGGCGCTGGCGCGCGGGCTCGGGGTGGCGCCCGGGGCGTTCCTGGAGGCCATCTCCGGCGGGCCGGTGGACAGCGCCTACGCGCAGACCAAGGGGCGCGCCATGGTCGACGGCGACTTCACGCCGTCCTTCGGCGTCGACGGGGCGGCCAAGGACAGCGCGCTGATCGTCGAGGCCATGGGCGCCGCCGGCACCGACGACCGGCTCATGCGCGTCCTGCACGACCACTACCGCGCCGCCTACCGGGGCACGCCGGAGGACATGGCCGCCGTGGTGCGGGCGTTCGGCAGCTGA
- a CDS encoding HNH endonuclease family protein: MLRRTAAALAALFLAVTGCEAVDTLPGAAPGGTAVDRVPEGTPDAPTARTLLAQLPVAQPGRMEGYARDCDNGEGCVFGRPWEDVDGDGCDQRSQVLARDLTDVRRKEGRCGVESGTLLDPYTGETVTGVSKIQIDHVVPLAEMWRSGAAGWPRERRVAAANDLRNLVATAGKVNQAKGDQTPDRWMPPNGAYACQYGRIYAGIKAQYGLTVTAAERTALEQALATCG; encoded by the coding sequence ATGCTGCGGCGGACTGCGGCCGCGCTGGCCGCGCTGTTCCTGGCGGTGACCGGCTGTGAGGCGGTCGACACCCTGCCGGGTGCCGCGCCCGGCGGCACCGCGGTGGACCGGGTGCCCGAGGGCACCCCGGACGCGCCGACCGCGCGGACCCTCCTGGCGCAGCTGCCGGTCGCGCAGCCCGGCCGGATGGAGGGCTACGCGCGCGACTGCGACAACGGCGAGGGGTGCGTGTTCGGGCGGCCGTGGGAGGACGTGGACGGCGACGGGTGCGACCAGCGCAGCCAGGTGCTGGCGCGCGACCTGACCGACGTGCGGCGCAAGGAGGGGCGGTGCGGGGTCGAGTCGGGCACGCTGCTCGACCCGTACACCGGGGAGACCGTCACCGGCGTGTCGAAGATCCAGATCGACCACGTGGTGCCGCTGGCGGAGATGTGGCGCAGCGGTGCGGCCGGGTGGCCGCGGGAGCGGCGCGTGGCGGCGGCCAACGACCTGCGCAACCTGGTCGCCACCGCCGGGAAGGTCAACCAGGCGAAGGGCGACCAGACGCCCGACCGGTGGATGCCGCCGAACGGGGCGTACGCCTGCCAGTACGGCCGGATCTACGCGGGGATCAAGGCGCAGTACGGCCTGACGGTGACGGCCGCCGAGCGGACCGCGCTGGAGCAGGCCCTGGCCACCTGCGGTTAG
- a CDS encoding DUF6292 family protein, giving the protein MDWEFDENVIRALRAYVLRVTRALGLSGESSYVQEDTAYLALDGRLPGFPDRDVALLWDAERGWALALESDSSEPPFVVARMRDRVRPEPIAVARWVEGLELMTDKAVAAGDEMLAAS; this is encoded by the coding sequence ATGGACTGGGAGTTCGACGAGAACGTGATCCGTGCACTGCGGGCGTACGTCCTGCGGGTGACCCGTGCGCTCGGGCTCAGCGGTGAGTCCTCCTACGTCCAGGAGGACACCGCGTACCTGGCGCTCGACGGCAGGCTGCCCGGGTTCCCCGATCGGGACGTGGCGCTGCTGTGGGACGCCGAGCGGGGCTGGGCGCTGGCCCTGGAGAGCGACAGCTCGGAACCGCCGTTCGTGGTGGCGCGGATGCGCGACCGGGTGCGGCCGGAGCCGATCGCGGTGGCGCGGTGGGTCGAGGGCCTGGAGCTGATGACCGACAAGGCCGTGGCCGCGGGCGACGAGATGCTGGCGGCCAGCTAG
- a CDS encoding L-histidine N(alpha)-methyltransferase has protein sequence MAASERRLVDDLAKAIDGADFAWSLVLVGEDQRDKLAALTSDLLGKPSATGDGKQITSGYAYWGIGPTIAWAHACADPFYLVMKQSLDSFTRRWNEVRDHVGAGFHHVSFGVGTGHKDRLVLSHLLDRHPDLLYVPVDMSSEMLRLGTQQATTGLGLRGHRVAPVQLDFSLRDNLAAFRDLVHRVVGDEPVLYSLLGNTLANFDRDAELLADLTSITRPQDLFLLEVATTEALSEELAGEAVEEYERSHAYRKFVTSALMHNTDLTIRLDSVRFHGSVEGDRALKVKVVYQNQTGGDLVVMLPDRNRVPFPEHDTIRLYLTRKYARSALDRVVAEAGMRRVAVTHSDFQVARSAHGFGMDLLLLAPGGVPRRGDDPARDIWEN, from the coding sequence GTGGCGGCGAGCGAGCGGCGGCTGGTCGACGACCTGGCCAAGGCCATCGACGGTGCGGACTTCGCCTGGTCCCTGGTCCTGGTCGGCGAGGACCAGCGGGACAAGCTCGCGGCGCTGACCAGCGACCTGCTGGGCAAGCCCTCCGCCACCGGCGACGGCAAGCAGATCACCTCCGGTTACGCCTACTGGGGCATCGGCCCGACCATCGCCTGGGCGCACGCCTGCGCCGACCCGTTCTACCTGGTGATGAAGCAGAGCCTGGACTCGTTCACCCGCCGCTGGAACGAGGTGCGCGACCACGTCGGCGCCGGGTTCCACCACGTCAGCTTCGGCGTCGGCACCGGGCACAAGGACCGGCTGGTCCTGTCGCACCTGCTCGACCGCCACCCCGACCTGCTGTACGTGCCGGTGGACATGAGCTCGGAGATGCTGCGCCTGGGCACCCAGCAGGCCACCACCGGCCTGGGCCTGCGCGGCCACCGGGTGGCGCCGGTGCAGCTGGACTTCTCCCTCCGGGACAACCTGGCCGCGTTCCGCGACCTGGTGCACCGGGTCGTGGGCGACGAGCCGGTGCTGTACTCGCTGCTGGGCAACACGCTGGCGAACTTCGACCGGGACGCCGAGCTGCTGGCGGACCTGACCTCGATCACGCGCCCGCAGGACCTGTTCCTGCTGGAGGTCGCCACCACCGAGGCGCTGTCGGAGGAGCTGGCCGGGGAGGCGGTCGAGGAGTACGAGCGCAGCCACGCCTACCGCAAGTTCGTCACCAGCGCGCTGATGCACAACACCGACCTGACCATCCGCCTGGACTCGGTCCGGTTCCACGGCTCCGTGGAGGGCGACCGGGCGCTGAAGGTCAAGGTCGTCTACCAGAACCAGACCGGCGGCGACCTCGTGGTGATGCTGCCCGACCGGAACCGGGTGCCCTTCCCCGAGCACGACACCATCCGCCTCTACCTGACCCGCAAGTACGCGCGGTCGGCGCTGGACCGGGTGGTGGCCGAGGCGGGCATGCGCCGGGTCGCGGTCACGCACTCGGACTTCCAGGTGGCGCGCTCCGCGCACGGCTTCGGCATGGACCTGCTGCTGCTCGCACCGGGCGGGGTGCCGCGGCGCGGCGACGACCCGGCGCGCGACATCTGGGAGAACTGA
- a CDS encoding ArsR/SmtB family transcription factor, with protein MHSALPDFDMPNEEQVHLAAESFRLLADPTRIKVLWALLQGESSVACLAEVAGAAPTAVSQHLAKLRLAGLVKGRREGTFVYYSAANDHVKGLLAQALFHADHVDRDLPPAADPEQEVAHHKR; from the coding sequence ATGCACAGCGCGCTGCCGGACTTCGACATGCCCAACGAGGAACAGGTCCACCTCGCCGCCGAGTCGTTCCGGCTGCTCGCCGACCCCACGCGGATCAAGGTGCTGTGGGCGCTGCTGCAGGGGGAGTCGTCGGTGGCCTGCCTCGCCGAGGTCGCGGGCGCCGCGCCGACGGCGGTCAGCCAGCACCTGGCGAAGCTGCGCCTGGCGGGTCTGGTGAAGGGCAGGCGCGAGGGCACGTTCGTGTACTACTCGGCGGCCAACGACCACGTGAAGGGCCTGCTGGCGCAAGCGCTCTTCCATGCCGACCACGTGGACCGGGACCTGCCGCCCGCGGCGGACCCGGAGCAGGAGGTCGCACACCACAAGCGTTGA
- a CDS encoding cation diffusion facilitator family transporter encodes MTGKGHGHGHGHGHGHGHRSVDRVDTALESSRKGMRALVVSFAALFATALAQAVLVALTGSVALLGDTVHNFADALTSVPLAIAFVLGRRAASRRFTYGLGRAEDLAGVAVVLVIAASAVYAGWESVRGLLDPHPVRHLWVVAAAGAIGFLGNELVARYRIRVGREIGSAALVADGLHARTDGFTSLAVVLGGAGVALGFPLADPLVGLGMTAAILFVLRDAAAEVFGRLLDAVDPASVDLARHAAERVEGVVRAERVRMRWTGHVLRAELAIAVDAGLSVAQGHHIAHEVERHLKRAVPRLAAVTVHTEPATAPA; translated from the coding sequence GTGACGGGCAAAGGGCACGGCCACGGGCATGGCCACGGACACGGGCACGGGCACCGTTCGGTGGACCGCGTCGACACGGCGTTGGAGAGCAGCCGCAAGGGCATGCGCGCGCTGGTGGTGTCGTTCGCCGCGCTCTTCGCGACCGCCCTCGCGCAGGCCGTCCTGGTGGCGCTGACCGGTTCGGTCGCGCTGCTCGGCGACACCGTGCACAACTTCGCCGACGCCCTGACCTCGGTGCCGCTGGCCATCGCGTTCGTGCTGGGCCGCCGCGCGGCGTCCCGCCGGTTCACCTACGGCCTGGGCCGCGCCGAGGACCTGGCCGGCGTCGCCGTGGTGCTGGTGATCGCCGCGTCCGCGGTCTACGCGGGCTGGGAGTCGGTGCGCGGCCTGCTCGACCCGCACCCGGTGCGGCACCTGTGGGTCGTCGCCGCGGCGGGCGCGATCGGCTTCCTGGGCAACGAGCTGGTCGCGCGGTACCGCATCCGCGTCGGCCGGGAGATCGGCTCGGCCGCCCTGGTCGCCGACGGCCTGCACGCCCGCACCGACGGCTTCACGTCCCTGGCCGTGGTCCTCGGCGGCGCCGGCGTCGCCCTGGGCTTCCCGCTCGCGGACCCGCTGGTGGGCCTGGGCATGACCGCGGCGATCCTGTTCGTGCTGCGCGACGCGGCGGCCGAGGTGTTCGGCCGGCTGCTCGACGCGGTCGACCCGGCCTCGGTCGACCTGGCCCGGCACGCCGCCGAGCGGGTCGAGGGCGTGGTGCGGGCCGAGCGGGTGCGGATGCGGTGGACCGGGCACGTGCTGCGGGCGGAGCTGGCGATCGCGGTGGACGCCGGGTTGAGCGTGGCGCAGGGGCACCACATCGCGCACGAGGTCGAGCGGCACCTCAAGCGG